A genome region from Plasmodium vivax chromosome 11, whole genome shotgun sequence includes the following:
- a CDS encoding signal recognition particle receptor, putative (encoded by transcript PVX_115290A), producing MIDVVRIFSKGGLILWSYTFYEIEDVTIRTIVKHILIEEKYEDFCKKYNKFHAKWKLLNDVDVVILIVYQGIQNSAYVENLFLKIKKSFVKLLPKSLDYFDLDLPLNFDKQFLKIVEDVEAVLASAGAGADRRGSVDGRKGSTDGRRASTDGRRSSVGKGRDDRTEASEDTGASERTDADSYADDSDGNYDESKGKNKHGAHKMEAEKYGKQRSDEDDKTLEDDEPSMKRKGKTKKKNAREWELSKKITKRDIEKLDYSKNEKNSTDVHEMNKYEGEFEDSSDCNVESNNNLLNKLNDSILKVFSYNSKIEENDIESVLQGVKNKLLSKNVAVGICDMLIEKMKGNLIGKKKTLFSMNVKKTVSTVLSETIQSILIPKQSVDVLRAALEAKSIGKLYSIVFLGVNGVGKSTNLAKVCYYLKTKGNLKIMIAACDTFRAGAVEQLRTHANCLDVFLYEKGYGKDAAAIAKEAIAYAKKENFHVILIDTAGRMQDNEPLMRSLGKLILINNPDFILFVGEALVGNDAIDQLKKFNQALTDATCNGNKRTIDGILLTKFDTVDDKVGTALSMVYLTGKPIVFVGIGQKYTHLKKFNVSMVVKALS from the coding sequence ATGATAGACGTGGTGAGAATATTCAGCAAGGGGGGACTCATCCTGTGGTCCTACACCTTCTACGAAATAGAGGACGTGACCATACGCACCATCGTGAAGCACATACTCATAGAGGAGAAGTACGAAGACTTCTGCAAGAAGTACAATAAGTTCCACGCCAAATGGAAGCTGCTGAACGATGTGGATGTGGTCATCCTCATTGTTTACCAAGGGATACAGAATTCTGCCTATgtagaaaatttatttttaaaaattaaaaaatcttttGTAAAACTGTTGCCCAAAAGTCTGGACTACTTTGACTTGGACCTGCCCCTCAACTTCGACAAGCAGTTTTTGAAAATCGTCGAGGATGTGGAGGCCGTTTTGGCCAGCGCGGGGGCGGGGGCCGACAGGAGGGGTAGCGTAGACGGACGGAAAGGAAGCACTGATGGGCGGAGAGCCAGCACAGATGGACGACGATCCAGCGTCGGTAAGGGAAGGGACGACCGCACGGAGGCCAGCGAAGACACCGGGGCGAGCGAACGCACGGATGCAGACAGCTACGCAGACGACAGCGACGGAAATTACGACGAgtcgaaggggaagaacaaacatggggcacacaaaatggaagcagaAAAATACGGCAAGCAGAGAAGCGACGAGGATGACAAAACGCTGGAGGATGATGAGCCGAGTAtgaagcgaaaaggaaaaacgaagaaaaaaaatgcaaggGAATGGGAACTAAGCAAAAAGATAACCAAAAGGGatatagaaaaattagattattcaaaaaatgaaaagaactCAACCGATGTGCACGAAATGAATAAGTACGAAGGAGAGTTTGAAGATTCTAGTGACTGCAATGTGGAAAGCAATAATAACCTCCTTAACAAATTGAACGACTCCATTTTGAAGGTATTCTCCTACAATAGTAAAATAGAGGAGAATGATATCGAGTCAGTCCTACAAGGAGTTAAAAATAAGCTGCTCTCTAAAAATGTCGCCGTAGGGATATGCGACATGCTGATTGAGAAGATGAAGGGGAACCTCattggaaagaaaaaaacgctctTCTCCATGAATGTCAAAAAAACAGTCTCCACGGTCCTCTCGGAGACTATCCAATCTATTCTAATTCCAAAACAATCCGTGGATGTCCTCCGAGCAGCCTTGGAAGCGAAATCGATTGGGAAATTATACTCGATTGTTTTCTTGGGCGTTAATGGAGTAGGGAAGTCAACCAATCTAGCCAAAGTTTGCTATTACCTGAAGACGAAGGGGAATCTAAAAATTATGATCGCCGCGTGTGATACCTTTAGAGCCGGTGCAGTGGAACAGCTAAGAACCCATGCCAATTGCTTGGATGTATTCCTTTACGAAAAAGGGTATGGAAAGGACGCAGCAGCTATTGCAAAGGAAGCCATTgcttatgcaaaaaaagaaaacttccATGTCATCCTGATTGACACTGCTGGGAGGATGCAGGATAATGAACCCCTGATGAGATCCCTAGGGAAACTGATCCTGATTAACAACCCGGATTTCATTCTATTCGTTGGCGAAGCATTAGTTGGTAACGATGCCATCGATCAGCTGAAAAAGTTCAACCAAGCGTTAACCGATGCCACGTGCAACGGGAACAAGCGGACCATCGATGGGATCCTCCTCACCAAATTCGACACCGTGGATGATAAAGTGGGCACGGCCCTCTCCATGGTGTATCTCACGGGGAAGCCCATCGTCTTCGTCGGCATCGGCCAGAAGTACACCCACTTGAAGAAGTTCAACGTCAGCATGGTCGTCAAGGCGTTGAGCTAG
- a CDS encoding hypothetical protein, conserved (encoded by transcript PVX_115280A), whose translation MLDISAEQSALQIKFLKALDLFCIFKFIITNDVKIHERETYELLTSILNSYSLISVNSPSREVFSEAEKIYQKYFCSTGEETSTSASAGCEAELVPDSEQAQRNGPTALNGSTYEEVGSAQKRTSSSQKRTINLGEIFTNDSLFSKHLSNKQIFQFFKFPKSKKVGDYVNKCCVDELINEPLNINVGFVKFDKKKRRKKKRKRPKKGTINIPTNLCKYSSDSGIHNSRMKNSCSCFHESKENSKFFSNDFKKVANEADLSVSDSSELFPNLRSSFVRTPATSYFGLNTPNCSNSEDESDYNYYSENTNREDAGKGPHKTRNVKLRNQYLSVKLSLYNSRLCNSGGRAAPGGAAESGAANHANHANHANCDSQASSTNGAPRANHFYDETSMCFNHFHEIHNILNRDPNGLRKIKIMLKKDIGTISISPFYINFDCTRIFKNVCRAFNFTNFDYKNQGVYQIINSCFSTAQSGQILKYIFLDDLYEQQEIFESEMNGKKNARKKNLFKMRNKEHVLEMLDDEKRINVLYFINRFLYSQKTPLSNLFASHCLESAGMRGEDGRSERLKRSSESARSLPQPPPVQPSPACEPDDDPLFDDPLFDDPPFDELTIDYLLFLMVFEKKIDHTFRKYLMRKIDSCRGYLPEEGQEKTSLDATYHSAATASSFDSQPNWSASHHKVRKIERSAFHLHGQVEKKQVNDTDSSDATQSRLEEFKRGETPNGRVGVSPVVHDGDIRGGDKTEAALPNGEITSIGSFTSLTSFTSLATQATLTAQDSITTQDGISTGATISASGTTCRQAAPPSDKAYSTCSMSSVTPSGISITNTHATNETQDEAGSAPPPNLADIQSKWNEWQNKTQLVKKTNEEMSDCTKSTTTDGYEEVENGVQSVVENGTQNGIQNGIQKDEQNHCERLEKTDPPSDAEPKYKSKAKYKSEIQNEITLLKCIRPFPTVYWLINKNMCGYISHLEKMNIIKNIEYFVNCKKEEFRLLRYYLIYDHLKYITIRLRHINKRIFRFFYNLFLNSHNFKKQFSSDESSQCISSIYTNSFDFSPHVLTEFMRTYQIDSQVITEILRKINTLRVKGIGGISNFLTVKCIHLYFASHLSYPNTIGYILEEFFKS comes from the coding sequence ATGCTGGACATCTCCGCCGAGCAGAGCGCGCTGCAAATAAAGTTCCTAAAGGCGCTGGACCTGTTCTGCATTTTTAAGTTCATCATCACCAATGACGTAAAGATACACGAGAGGGAGACGTACGAGCTGCTGACCAGCATCCTCAATTCGTATTCGCTCATCAGCGTCAACAGTCCGTCTCGGGAAGTTTTTTCCGAAGCGGAAAAGATATACCAGAAGTACTTTTGCAGCACTGGGGAGGAGACGAGCACATCTGCCTCTGCGGGTTGTGAGGCGGAACTCGTGCCGGACTCAGAGCAGGCTCAGCGAAATGGCCCCACTGCCCTGAATGGCAGCACCTACGAGGAGGTGGGCAGCGCGCAGAAGCGGACGAGCAGCTCACAGAAGCGGACGATCAACTTGGGGGAGATCTTCACAAACGACTCCCTTTTCTCGAAACACCTAAGCAACAAGCAAatctttcaattttttaaattcccgaaaagcaaaaaagtggGAGACTACGTGAACAAGTGCTGCGTGGACGAACTCATAAACGAGCCATTAAACATAAATGTAGGCTTCGTCAAATTTGACAAGAAGAAAagacgaaagaaaaaaagaaagagacccaaaaaagggacaatCAACATCCCAACAAATTTGTGTAAATACAGCAGCGACTCGGGGATACATAACTCTCGCATGAAAAACTCTTGTAGTTGCTTCCACGAATCAAAGGAGaattctaaatttttttcaaatgattTTAAGAAAGTGGCCAATGAAGCGGACCTATCCGTTTCTGATTCTTCGGAACTGTTCCCCAATTTGAGGAGCTCCTTTGTTAGAACTCCTGCCACTAGCTACTTCGGCTTGAACACCCCCAACTGCAGCAACTCTGAAGATGAATCCGATTATAACTACTACAGCGAGAATACCAATAGGGAGGACGCGGGCAAGGGGCCCCACAAGACCAGGAACGTCAAGCTGCGCAATCAGTACCTCTCGGTCAAGCTCTCCCTTTACAACTCGCGCCTGTGCAATAGCGGCGGGAGGGCCGccccggggggggcagcggAGAGCGGCGCCGCCAACCACGCCAACCACGCCAACCACGCTAACTGTGATAGCCAGGCGAGCAGCACAAACGGCGCACCCCGGGCGAACCACTTCTACGACGAGACCTCCATGTGCTTCAACCACTTCCACGAAATACACAACATCCTCAACCGAGACCCCAACGGGCTccggaaaataaaaattatgctaaAGAAGGACATCGGAACCATCAGCATCTCCCCATTCTACATAAACTTCGACTGCACcagaatatttaaaaacgtTTGCAGAGCTTTTAACTTCACCAATTTTGATTACAAAAATCAAGGCGTCTACCAGATTATAAATTCCTGTTTCAGTACCGCCCAATCGGGGCAAATTTtaaagtacatttttctGGACGACCTTTACGAGCAGCAAGAAATATTTGAAAGCGAAatgaatggcaaaaaaaatgcccggAAAAAGAATTTGTTCAAAATGAGGAATAAAGAACATGTTTTAGAAATGCTGGACGATGAGAAAAGGATTAacgttttgtattttattaatcGCTTTTTATATTCGCAGAAGACCCCCCTCTCCAATTTGTTTGCAAGTCATTGCCTGGAGAGCGCCGGCATGAGAGGGGAGGACGGGCGCTCGGAGAGGTTGAAGCGGTCGAGCGAGTCGGCCAGGTCTCTCCCCCAACCGCCACCGGTGCAGCCCAGCCCCGCCTGCGAACCCGACGACGATCCCCTCTTTGACGACCCCCTCTTTGACGACCCCCCCTTCGACGAACTCACCATCGATTACCTACTCTTCCTAATGgtcttcgaaaaaaaaatcgaccACACATTTCGCAAATACCTGATGCGAAAAATTGACTCGTGCAGGGGCTACTTGCCAGAAGAGGGGCAAGAGAAGACCTCCCTCGATGCCACCTACCACTCCGCCGccaccgcttcttccttcgaTTCGCAACCGAACTGGAGTGCCTCCCACCACAAGGTCCGGAAGATTGAACGTAGCGCCTTTCACCTGCATGGGCAGGTAGAAAAGAAGCAGGTGAACGATACTGATTCATCTGACGCTACGCAAAGTCGCCTTGAGGAGTTTAAACGGGGGGAAACTCCCAATGGAAGAGTTGGCGTAAGCCCCGTTGTTCATGACGGGGACATTCGTGGAGGCGACAAAACGGAAGCCGCTCTACCCAACGGGGAGATAACTTCCATCGGCTCGTTTACGTCCCTCACGTCATTCACGTCCCTCGCGACGCAGGCGACTCTAACGGCGCAGGATAGCATCACCACGCAGGATGGCATCTCAACGGGCGCTACCATCTCAGCAAGCGGCACCACCTGTCGGCAGGCCGCCCCCCCGTCGGACAAGGCCTACAGCACGTGCAGCATGAGCAGCGTAACGCCCAGCGGGATCTCCATAACCAATACGCACGCCACAAACGAAACCCAAGACGAAGCGGGAAGTGCCCCGCCCCCCAACTTAGCAGATATCCAATCGAAGTGGAACGAATGGCAGAACAAAACGCAgcttgtaaaaaaaacgaacgaaGAAATGAGTGACTGCACGAAGAGCACCACGACGGATGGCTACGAGGAAGTGGAAAATGGCGTCCAAAGCGTCGTCGAAAATGGCACCCAAAATGGCATCCAAAATGGCATCCAAAAGGATGAGCAGAATCACTGCGAACGGTTAGAAAAAACAGACCCCCCATCTGACGCAGAGCCCAAATATAAGAGCAAAGCAAAATACAAATCCGAAATTCAAAACGAAATAACCCTGCTCAAGTGCATAAGACCCTTCCCAACAGTGTACTGGCtaataaacaaaaacatGTGTGGCTACAtttcccatttggaaaaaatgaatatcataaaaaatatagaatacTTCGTAAACTGCAAGAAGGAAGAATTCCGCCTGCTCAGATATTACCTCATCTATGACCATCTGAAGTATATAACAATTCGCTTGAGACACATTAACAAGAGgatcttccgcttcttctataatttatttttaaatagccATAATTTTAAGAAGCAGTTTTCTTCTGATGAGAGTAGCCAGTGTATATCCTCCATTTACACAAATTCTTTTGATTTCTCTCCCCATGTTTTAACTGAGTTTATGCGCACCTATCAGATTGACTCCCAAGTGATTACCGAAATCCTTCGGAAGATTAACACCCTGCGGGTTAAAGGAATTGGGGGCATTTCAAATTTCCTAACTGTGAAGTGCATAcacctttattttgcttctcaTTTGTCTTATCCAAACACCATTGGGTATATCCTCGAGGAGTTTTTCAAATCATGA
- a CDS encoding nucleoside diphosphate kinase A, putative (encoded by transcript PVX_115285A), with amino-acid sequence MEKSFIMVKPDGVQRGLVGTIIERFEKKGYKMIALKMLNPTNEILKEHYKELADKPFFNTLIEYISKGPVVAMVWEGVEIVSQGRKLIGETNPLSSNTGTIRGDFCLEVSRNVIHGSDSVASANREINIWFKADELVQWSHHSKPWIYA; translated from the coding sequence atggaaaaaagcTTTATCATGGTGAAACCGGATGGGGTTCAGAGGGGACTGGTAGGAACCATCATCGAGCGgttcgaaaaaaagggatacaAAATGATAGCCTTAAAGATGCTGAACCCGACGAATGAAATTCTTAAGGAGCATTACAAGGAGTTAGCAGACAAGCCATTTTTTAACACCCTCATAGAGTACATCAGTAAAGGGCCCGTTGTTGCTATGGTTTGGGAAGGCGTCGAAATTGTGAGTCAAGGCAGGAAACTCATTGGAGAAACGAACCCTTTGAGTAGCAACACTGGAACTATTAGGGGGGATTTCTGTCTGGAGGTCAGCCGAAATGTTATTCACGGCAGTGATTCCGTTGCGTCGGCCAATCGGGAAATTAACATTTGGTTTAAGGCCGACGAGTTGGTGCAGTGGAGTCACCACTCGAAGCCGTGGATCTACGCGTAG